Proteins encoded in a region of the Drosophila gunungcola strain Sukarami chromosome 3L unlocalized genomic scaffold, Dgunungcola_SK_2 000005F, whole genome shotgun sequence genome:
- the LOC128259495 gene encoding LOW QUALITY PROTEIN: protein disks lost (The sequence of the model RefSeq protein was modified relative to this genomic sequence to represent the inferred CDS: deleted 1 base in 1 codon), translating into MTKPEEKHLQQLLAQLEKVPRPQLQQKFIAHFKKGGKGNNHCSLEDFAAYFLDALRQNTKQYFYTRNSETPVHSLTPIRQPKPPPADLVKELEEQQQHQLNESLNRSLNVSSTSITTPARQQTGHGRKSTPGSGGQFCSTPNRSGGGGGAAAAGGGHSFCLGDFLVTTPNQSQQQRSKKKTTPQQQHSGAGTPQSKPRRRVLPMTISKNVSASSSFGDTSSFSNDNNLWRISQSSEIFDRSQGAALEMEARKSLLLNKQEIKSEAPVNVSQQQERSPEDEVFSGEILNLEDVSDTNQLQLLSTMYSLLIDLNLVPNVLSELSFVLQLLNIRDFGQKPVETSNISMPLERLTQYKSCVYFALKLLENQQKLLLQLDKRSLVVLLQNERLSLLPAGIVKQLEASCQQRQEFALETSSSSQQNVYYHVEKDSRDNFPSQNEFKAFKTQRDLFYKALKQWEVGHLNRVFNFASELTPRVREIFKVSEHPVNMTHFAKLFVSQLLISATETTESPEELGLKLDPLRHNKLAQRLVTSNSSVEGQFPRSQAFFRDFIAGCSSVAFLVHLKLALFLQIMRQNDSTFDLLQLAEDVGADEQSVQQGPYIVRVQAMANMLILAKFLGYVTVLPFSGTTQHGNPSPPFLCPQQLQLRSHFHPDFNLKEILERSMRQGKLLITLPWLVQYLVMLDLVTLHLPDSLATLELLYALYASIHVDKLQPGAVFIARSCIGWLLDAQPQLVNGYYSHRALEATSSIVDLCLSGLRCHEKSYAPLLEELLPVACPFLQEFRVSITPSRQARSGRFRYITTRLEQLQQSSSATTKEAMAPSELTPAEQQQRKLADAFLQSQNASTRRLIEFVTERSFKCVVKDAQQEILLPSKAAADAKVNEISSLKQEEVYQKLQQIFQEAREKASQLWKKQVPQMLDRRIGQSLEALLPASTNLVLRSTYAQLIRVQAQSQLQQWLQSSVLHSTFYHGDLQELATKVCHSNRNKADAAAAGGGGSSELQISPDVGFSLSELLFRLQQWMHCLSLRPESVGSREELSELLRQSQQAVLLPQMPTVFYHLIGSGLVHLLQLLINRKPNLFDDDVIAASCSVWRSPQFMASEPSPGIFESLLSISFVEELGNNPDSFRLLQKLLGCMLESGAVRAEQLNELFMPLFAVNWTPHVWSTLSSLLQQLSLSGKDSGGHDGSGESHEDEAKSQLFMEMLADLSRDLDSF; encoded by the exons ATGACTAAGCCGGAAGAGAAGCATTTGCAGCAGCTGCTTGCGCAATTGGAAAAGGTGCCTCGCCCCCAGCTGCAGCAGAAGTTCATAGCCCACTTTAAGAAGGGTGGCAAGGGGAATAACCATTGCAGTCTGGAGGACTTTGCCGCTTACTTTCTGGATGCACTGCGTCAGAATACAAAGCAATATTTCTACACCCGCAACTCGGAGACACCCGTACATTCGCTGACTCCCATACGTCAGCCCAAGCCACCGCCCGCCGATTTGGTCAAGGAACTGgaggagcagcaacagcaccagcTCAATGAATCTCTCAATCGCAGTCTTAATGTTAGCTCCACTTCAATAACGACACCGGCGAGACAGCAGACTGGACACGGCCGTAAATCCACGCCAGGAAGTGGTGGTCAGTTTTGCAGCACGCCCAACAGaagtggaggaggaggcggagcagcagcagctggaggagGTCACAGCTTCTGCCTGGGCGATTTCCTAGTCACCACGCCCAACCAAAGCCAGCAGCAGCGCTCCAAAAAGAAGACTACgccccagcagcaacattctGGAGCAGGTACACCACAATCCAAGCCCCGGCGACGTGTCCTACCCATGACCATCAGCAAGAATGTTTCGGCAAGCTCCTCCTTTGGCGACACCAGTTCCTTTAGCAACGATAACAATCTATGGCGAATCTCACAGAGCAGCGAAATCTTTGATAGAAGTCAAGGAGCAGCGCTGGAGATGGAGGCCCGCAAGTCGCTGTTGCTGAACAAGCAGGAGATCAAAAGCGAGGCTCCAGTGAATGTCAGTCAGCAGCAGGAGAGGAGCCCAGAGGATGAAGTGTTTTCGGGAGAAATCTTAAACCTGGAGGATGTGAGCGATACCAATCAATTGCAGCTACTATCCACAATGTATAGCCTTTTGATTGACCTGAATCTAGTGCCCAACGTCCTAAGTGAGCTGAGCTTTGTGCTTCAGTTGCTCAATATACGGGACTTTGGGCAAAAGCCCGTAGAAACATCAAATATTTCTATGCCTTTGGAGCGGCTCACTCAGTACAAGAGCTGCGTTTACTTTGCTTTGAAACTGCTGGAGAACCAGCAAAAGTTACTACTGCAGCTGGACAAAAGGAGTTTGGTGGTGCTGCTTCAAAACGAGAGGTTGAGCCTTTTGCCTGCCGGCATTGTCAAACAACTGGAGGCTTCGTGCCAGCAGCGACAGGAGTTTGCTCTGGAAACCTCATCCTCCTCGCAGCAGAATGTCTACTATCACGTGGAGAAAGATTCGCGGGACAACTTTCCCTCGCAGAATGAGTTTAAAGCCTTTAAGACCCAGCGAGATCTCTTTTACAAAGCCCTGAAGCAATGGGAAGTGGGTCACCTAAATCGCGTTTTCAACTTTGCCAGCGAGTTGACACCTCGCGTTAGGGAGATCTTTAAGGTTTCAGAGCACCCGGTTAATATGACTCATTTTGCCAAATTGTTTGTCAGCCAGCTGTTGATCTCCGCCACCGAGACCACCGAATCTCCCGAAGAACTTGGCTTAAAGCTGGATCCGCTTAGACACAACAAACTGGCCCAGCGCCTGGTGACCTCAAATTCAAGTGTGGAAGGTCAGTTCCCCCGTTCGCAGGCCTTTTTCCGGGACTTTATCGCCGGATGTTCGTCGGTGGCCTTTCTGGTGCATCTGAAACTGGCTCTTTTCCTTCAGATAATGCGCCAAAACGACTCCACCTTTGATCTGCTCCAACTGGCAGAAGATGTTGGTGCCGATGAGCAATCCGTTCAGCAGGGACCGTACATTGTTCGCGTCCAGGCCATGGCCAACATGCTGATTCTGGCCAAGTTTCTGGGCTATGTGACTGTTTTGCCTTTTAGTGGGACCACACAGCATGGCAATCCATCGCCGCCGTTTCTGTGTCCACAGCAGTTGCAACTTCGCAGTCACTTTCATCCGGATTTCAATCTCAAAGAGATTCTCGAACGCTCCATGCGACAAGGCAAGCTGCTGATTACGCTGCCATGGCTGGTGCAATACCTGGTGATGCTCGATTTGGTTACCCTGCATCTGCCAGACTCACTGGCCACTTTGGAGCTGCTCTACGCATTGTACGCCTCTATTCATGTGGATAAACTGCAACCAGGGGCTGTTTTCATAGCCAGAAGTTGCATTGGCTGGCTGTTGGACGCCCAGCCCCAGTTGGTTAATGGTTACTACAGCCATCGAGCACTTGAGGCCACTTCTTCGATTGTGGATCTCTGCCTGAGTGGTCTGCGTTGCCACGAGAAATCCTACGCCCCCTTGTTGGAGGAACTTTTGCCCGTGGCTTGTCCCTTCCTTCAAGAGTTCCGGGTGAGCATTACGCCTTCGCGACAGGCGAGGAGTGGTCGCTTCCGCTACATAACCACTCGCttggagcaactgcagcagagCAGTAGTGCCACGACCAAAGAGGCAATGGCTCCCAGTGAGTTGACTCCcgcggagcagcagcagcgcaagTTGGCCGATGCCTTTCTGCAATCCCAGAACGCGTCCACCAGAAGACTGATTGAGTTTGTCACAGAGCGCAGCTTTAAGTGTGTGGTGAAGGATGCCCAGCAGGAGATTTTGCTCCCTTCAAAGGCTGCAGCGGATGCCAAGGTGAACGAGATTAGCTCCCTGAAGCAAGAAGAGGTTTATCAAAAGCTGCAGCAGATATTTCAAGAGGCCAGGGAGAAGGCCAGCCAGCTTTGGAAAAAGCAGGTACCCCAAATGCTGGACAGGCGTATAGGTCAATCTTTGGAGGCCCTTCTGCCCGCCAGCACCAATCTAGTGCTGCGCTCCACATATGCTCAATTGATCCGAGTTCAAGCTCAGTCGCAGCTGCAACAATGGCTCCAATCCAGTGTGCTACACTCCACCTTCTACCATGGTGATCTCCAGGAGCTGGCCACCAAGGTGTGCCACTCCAATCGAAACAAGGCGGATGCCGCAGCTGCCGGTGGTGGCGGTTCCAGTGAGCTCCAAATCAGCCCTGATGTGGGATTTAGTCTGTCGGAGCTGCTCTTCCGCCTGCAGCAATGGATGCACTGCCTCAGCTTGCGGCCGGAAAGTGTGGGCAGTAGGGAGGAACTGAGCGAGCTGCTACGACAATCCCAACAGGCGGTTCTATTACCCCAAATGCCCACTGTTTTCTATCACCTAATTGGTTCCGGCTTGGTACATCTGCTCCAGTTGCTCATTAACAGAAAACCGAATTTATTTGACGACGATGTAATCGCAGCCAGCTGTTCGGTGTGGCGATCGCCGCAGTTTATGGCCAGTGAGCCCTCACCCGGAATCTTTGAGAGCCTGCTCAGCATTAGTTTTGTGGAGGAGTTGGGCAACAATCCGGACAGCTTCCGACTACTGCAGAAGCTGCTGGGATGCATGTTGGAGTCGGGAGCAGTGCGGGCTGAGCAGCTCAACGAACTCTTCATGCCGCTCTTCGCCGTAAACTGGACGCCCCACGTTTGGAGCACCCTGTCCAGCCTGCTGCAA CAACTCTCCCTTTCCGGGAAGGATTCCGGAGGACACGATGGCTCCGGCGAAAGCCACGAAGACGAGGCCAAGTCGCAACTCTTCATGGAGATGCTGGCCGATTTATCGCGAGATCTGGATAGTTTTTAA